One segment of Carya illinoinensis cultivar Pawnee chromosome 13, C.illinoinensisPawnee_v1, whole genome shotgun sequence DNA contains the following:
- the LOC122291387 gene encoding very-long-chain aldehyde decarbonylase CER1-like yields the protein MATKPGILTNWPWKPLGPFKYVILAPWVVHSTYQFIVKGESERDLFYFLIFPFLLVRMLHNLIWISLSRYRTAKGNNRIVDKCIEFEQVDRECNWDDQILLTGVLFYVAYMKITLLHKLPVWGTKGVAITCLLHAGPVEFLYYWFHRMLHHHYLYSRYHSHHHSSIVTEPITSVTHPFAEHTVYFMLFGIPLFTTAFTGTASIASGFGYILYIDFMNNMGHCNFELVPNWVFSLFPPLKYLMYTPSFHSLHHTKYRTNYSLFMPIYDYIYGTMDKSTDALYEVSLKRPEESPDVVHLTHLTTPDSIYHLRLGFASLASRPHSFQWYLRLLWPLTLLIWSVIMNWIRGHAFVLERNTFKNLKLHSWVVPRYHKQYKSQRQREVARLLNSLIEEAILDAELRGVKVLSLGLQNQGEELNANGELYVQKFPQLKIKLVDGSSLAVAVVLNSIPKGTTQVMLRGNLTKVAYAIAEGLCENGIQVAVLYEDEYDKLKQRLTASELKSNLVLSTGFADQKVTWLVGDGWAEDEQLKASKGTLFIPFSQFPPKKLRKDCFYHSTPAMIAPTSFENMHSCENWLPRRAMSAWRIAGILHALEGWNAHECGKMTMFNIQEVWEACLRHGFQSLTTPA from the exons ATGGCTACCAAACCGGGGATCCTCACTAACTGGCCATGGAAGCCTCTTGGCCCATTCAAG TACGTGATTTTGGCTCCATGGGTTGTTCATAGCACATACCAGTTCATAGTGAAGGGAGAAAGCGAGAGAGACTTATTCTACTTCCTCatatttccatttcttttggtGAGGATGCTTCATAATCTGATATGGATTTCTCTCTCTCGTTACCGAACCGCCAAAGGCAATAACAGGATTGTGGATAAATGTATTGAATTCGAGCAGGTTGATCGAGAATGCAACTG gGATGACCAGATATTGTTAACCGGAGTTCTATTTTACGTTGCCTACATGAAAATTACCCTGCTTCATAAGCTACCAGTGTGGGGAACAAAGGGTGTGGCTATCACGTGTCTGCTGCATGCTGGTCCGGTGGAGTTCCTCTACTACTGGTTTCACAGAATGCTGCACCACCACTACCTTTACTCTCGTTACCACTCCCACCATCATTCCTCCATTGTCACCGAGCCTATTACct CTGTCACTCATCCGTTTGCGGAACACACGGTATATTTCATGCTCTTTGGAATACCATTGTTTACAACAGCGTTCACCGGAACGGCCTCTATCGCATCCGGTTTTGGTTACATCCTTTATATCGATTTCATGAACAACATGGGCCACTGCAACTTCGAGCTCGTTCCAAATTGGGTCTTCTCCCTCTTTCCCCCGCTCAAATACCTCATGTACACTCCCTC GTTTCATTCTTTGCATCATACCAAATACCGCACCAATTACTCACTTTTCATGCCCATATATGATTACATCTACGGTACCATGGACAAATCCACCGATGCTCTATATGAAGTTTCCCTCAAAAGACCTGAAGAGTCACCCGATGTCGTACATCTAACGCATCTCACGACGCCCGACTCCATCTATCATCTACGGCTAGGATTTGCCTCCTTGGCCTCCAGGCCCCACTCGTTTCAATGGTACTTGAGGTTGTTGTGGCCATTGACATTATTAATTTGGTCTGTGATTATGAATTGGATCCGTGGCCATGCTTTTGTTCTAGAGAGGAACACCTTCAAAAACCTCAAATTGCACTCTTGGGTGGTACCAAGATACCATAAACAA TATAAATCACAACGCCAAAGAGAGGTTGCCAGGCTCCTCAATAGCTTGATTGAAGAAGCCATACTAGATGCTGAATTGAGAGGAGTGAAAGTGCTAAGTCTAGGTCTTCAGAACCAG GGGGAGGAACTTAATGCGAATGGTGAGCTTTACGTCCAAAAATTTCCTCAGTTGAAAATAAAGCTGGTGGATGGAAGTAGCTTAGCTGTGGCTGTGGTACTAAACAGCATTCCAAAGGGAACAACGCAAGTGATGCTTAGGGGCAATCTTACTAAGGTTGCTTATGCCATTGCCGAAGGTCTATGTGAAAATGGAATCCAG GTGGCAGTATTATATGAGGATGAATATGATAAGCTTAAACAAAGGCTCACGGCCTCCGAGTTAAAAAGTAACTTGGTCCTATCAACAGGTTTTGCTGATCAGAAG GTGACATGGTTGGTGGGAGATGGATGGGCCGAAGACGAACAACTGAAAGCATCGAAAGGAACATTATTCATTCCTTTTTCTCAGTTCCCACCCAAGAAACTGCGGAAAGATTGTTTCTACCACAGCACACCGGCAATGATCGCCCCCACATCTTTCGAGAACATGCACTCTTGTGAG AATTGGCTGCCAAGAAGAGCGATGAGTGCTTGGCGTATTGCTGGGAtattgcatgcattggaaggGTGGAATGCGCACGAGTGTGGTAAAATGACCATGTTCAACATCCAGGAAGTATGGGAAGCATGTCTTCGACACGGATTCCAATCTCTGACGACGCCCGCCTAG